A DNA window from Ranitomeya imitator isolate aRanImi1 chromosome 2, aRanImi1.pri, whole genome shotgun sequence contains the following coding sequences:
- the RAB41 gene encoding ras-related protein Rab-41 isoform X2, translating into MTSTGGGEFGNPLRKFKLVFLGEQSVGKTSLITRFMYDSFDNTYQATIGIDFLSKTMYLEDRTVRLQLWDTAGQERFRSLIPSYIRDSTIAVVVYDITNLNSFQQTSKWIDDVRTERGSDVIIMLVGNKTDLADKRQITTEEGEQRAKELSVMFIETSAKTGYNVKQLFRRVAAALPGMDSTPEKSKEDMIDIKLEKPPEQPVTESGCSC; encoded by the exons ATGACCTCGACCGGCGGCGGAGAGTTTGGAAACCCCCTGAGAAAATTCAAGCTGGTGTTCCTGGGGGAGCAGAGCG TTGGGAAGACCTCGCTCATCACTCGCTTCATGTATGACAGCTTTGACAACACGTACCAG GCTACAATTGGCATAGACTTTCTTTCCAAGACCATGTACCTAGAGGACCGCACG GTGCGGCTGCAGCTCTGGGACACCGCCGGACAGGAGCGTTTCCGCAGTCTGATCCCCAGCTATATACGGGACTCCACCATCGCTGTTGTTGTGTATGATATTACAA ATCTAAACTCCTTCCAACAAACATCCAAATGGATAGACGACGTTCGGACAGAGAGAGGAAGTGATGTAATAATCATGCTGGTGGGGaataaaacggatctggcagataaGAG GCAAATTACCACTGAGGAGGGAGAGCAGAGAGCCAAGGAGCTCAGTGTCATGTTCATCGAAACTAGTGCCAAAACGGGCTACAATGTCAAGCAG CTCTTCCGCCGTGTGGCTGCTGCTTTGCCTGGTATGGACAGCACACCAGAGAAGAGTAAAGAAGACA
- the RAB41 gene encoding ras-related protein Rab-41 isoform X1, with product MTSTGGGEFGNPLRKFKLVFLGEQSVGKTSLITRFMYDSFDNTYQATIGIDFLSKTMYLEDRTQVRLQLWDTAGQERFRSLIPSYIRDSTIAVVVYDITNLNSFQQTSKWIDDVRTERGSDVIIMLVGNKTDLADKRQITTEEGEQRAKELSVMFIETSAKTGYNVKQLFRRVAAALPGMDSTPEKSKEDMIDIKLEKPPEQPVTESGCSC from the exons ATGACCTCGACCGGCGGCGGAGAGTTTGGAAACCCCCTGAGAAAATTCAAGCTGGTGTTCCTGGGGGAGCAGAGCG TTGGGAAGACCTCGCTCATCACTCGCTTCATGTATGACAGCTTTGACAACACGTACCAG GCTACAATTGGCATAGACTTTCTTTCCAAGACCATGTACCTAGAGGACCGCACG CAGGTGCGGCTGCAGCTCTGGGACACCGCCGGACAGGAGCGTTTCCGCAGTCTGATCCCCAGCTATATACGGGACTCCACCATCGCTGTTGTTGTGTATGATATTACAA ATCTAAACTCCTTCCAACAAACATCCAAATGGATAGACGACGTTCGGACAGAGAGAGGAAGTGATGTAATAATCATGCTGGTGGGGaataaaacggatctggcagataaGAG GCAAATTACCACTGAGGAGGGAGAGCAGAGAGCCAAGGAGCTCAGTGTCATGTTCATCGAAACTAGTGCCAAAACGGGCTACAATGTCAAGCAG CTCTTCCGCCGTGTGGCTGCTGCTTTGCCTGGTATGGACAGCACACCAGAGAAGAGTAAAGAAGACA